Proteins from a genomic interval of Centroberyx gerrardi isolate f3 chromosome 23, fCenGer3.hap1.cur.20231027, whole genome shotgun sequence:
- the LOC139917386 gene encoding uncharacterized protein LOC139917386, with translation MAAASSDLGRNRVAGSGFRPTRGLYLIFSLLCLVGLANSLLEMDTLEKLKEELRNIKQKAESVKEDYESKHSVLSEVMNENERYVNAMLALMERGPPEFKSQQAFFESIKAFSDTIKTFMDGVEEHTAARFENLENKLESTKELLKSLEEDHDEF, from the exons ATGGCAGCAGCAAGTTCAGACTTGGGCAGAAACAGAGTGGCTGGCAGTGGTTTCAGACCCACCAGAGGCCTGTACTTGATATTCAGCCTGCTGTGTCTGGTGGGTCTTGCCAATTCACTGTTAGAGATGGACACACTG GAAAAGCTCAAAGAGGAACTTCGGAACATAAAGCAAAAAGCGGAATCTGTAAAG GAAGACTATGAGTCAAAACACAGCGTCCTTTCAGAggttatgaatgaaaatgagcGCTATGTGAACGCTATGCTGGCACTAATGGAGAGAGGTCCACCTGAGTTTAAATCACAGCAGGCATTTTTTGAGTCAATCAAGGCCTTCAGCGACACAATCAAGACTTTCATGGATGGGGTGGAGGAGCATACAGCTGCAAGATTTGAGAACCTCGAAAATAAATTGGAAAGTACGAAAGAGCTGCTAAAAAGCCTTGAGGAGGATCATGATGAATTCTAA